The sequence CGTACGAGTCGGGGTGCCGGTCGGGAGCGGATGAGAGAGGGCCCGCTCAGATCCTTCCGGCGTTCGAATCACTTCGAATCAAGTGAGTGCGGGGCCGTGGCCCAGTACTCGGCAGAGGTTCAGCCCTGGAGGGAGGCGACCTTGGAAGCAAGCGCCGACTTCTTGTTGGCGGCCTGGTTCTTGTGGATGACGCCCTTGGAGACGGCCTTGTCCAGCTTGCGCGAGGCTTCGCGCTGCGCGGCCGTGGCCTTCTCGACGTCACCCGCGGCAGCAGCCTCACGGGCCTTGCGGATCGCGGTCTTCAGCGAGGACTTGACGGCCTTGTTGCGCAGCCGAGCCTTCTCGTTGGTCTTGATCCGCTTGATCTGGGACTTGATGTTCGCCACGAATGAGCCTTCTCAGGTTCAGGAGCACGAGACGGTACGTCTCACGACGGGACGTCTCGGGCGCCGGTGATTTCTCTTCTTAGGTCCTGCGTTTCCTGCGTGTCGCCTGCAGAGAGGGCAGGAGACACAGCTGCCCAGATTAGCAGTCGCCCCGCTGACGGCCCAAACCGGTCGCACGTCGCCGCCCGTGGGACCATGGAGCCTACGTATCGATCCGACCCGAGGCGACAGGCGCCTCAAGAGACAGGACCCTGCGTGCCCGCGATCCCTAACAATGTGCCCGAGCCGAGCCGTACCGCCCCGGCTCAGATCCGCAACTTCTGCATCATCGCGCACATCGACCACGGCAAGTCCACGCTCGCCGACCGGATGCTCCAGCTGACCGGGGTGGTCGACCAGCGGCAGATGCGCGCCCAGTACCTCGACCGCATGGACATCGAGCGCGAGCGCGGCATCACCATCAAGTCCCAGGCGGTCCGGCTGCCCTGGGCCCCGACCGAGGATCCGGGCAACACCCACATCCTCAACATGATCGACACCCCCGGGCACGTCGACTTCACGTACGAGGTCTCGCGGTCGCTCGCCGCCTGCGAGGGCACCGTGCTTCTCGTTGACGCGGCCCAGGGCATCGAGGCCCAGACCCTCGCGAACCTCTACCTGGCGATGGAGAACGAGCTCACCATCGTCCCGGTGCTGAACAAGATCGACCTGCCCGCCGCCCAGCCCGAGAAGTTCTCCGAGGAACTGGCCAATCTCATCGGCTGCCAGCCGGAGGACGTGCTCAAGGTCTCGGCGAAGACCGGCGTCGGCGTGGACGCGCTGCTGGACCGGGTCGTCAGGGACGTTCCGGCTCCCGTCGGTGTCGCGGACGCTCCCGCCCGCGCGATGATCTTCGACTCCGTATATGACTCCTACCGTGGCGT is a genomic window of Streptomyces sp. NBC_00414 containing:
- the rpsT gene encoding 30S ribosomal protein S20; translation: MANIKSQIKRIKTNEKARLRNKAVKSSLKTAIRKAREAAAAGDVEKATAAQREASRKLDKAVSKGVIHKNQAANKKSALASKVASLQG